One window of the Palaemon carinicauda isolate YSFRI2023 unplaced genomic scaffold, ASM3689809v2 scaffold114, whole genome shotgun sequence genome contains the following:
- the LOC137635335 gene encoding AN1-type zinc finger protein 2A-like, with translation MELPHLGKHCAEPTCFQLDFLPFTCNLCKKEFCVDHHTYTAHNCAESYRADVQVPICPLCDQPVPSKRGQPPDLAVNDHLENNCKNKAKTKIYTNKCSAPKCKGKEMVKVTCDSCGLDFCLRHRHTLDHNCKGPLNPRERAAAAAATRVADKSKNNKQTSSSSNGILKYLTPAPGGPRPTGHTPPSRGASISSIQGGLSEDEAMARALAASMQDASGSSSQGQQSQPSGGDNEDELLAQAIAASLEQRQGQNNAGRNSCNIC, from the exons ATGGAACTACCACACTTAGGAAAACATTGCGCTGAACCTACTTGTTTTCAATTGG acttcctACCATTCACATGTAACCTCTGTAAAAAGGAATTTTG CGTTGACCACCACACGTACACCGCGCACAACTGTGCGGAGAGCTACCGTGCAGATGTACAAGTTCCTATATGTCCCCTGTGTGATCAGCCAGTGCCCAGCAAGAGAGGCCAGCCTCCAGATTTAGCCGTCAACGATCACTTGGAAAATAACTGCAAAAATAAAGCCAAAACGAAG ATCTACACGAATAAATGTTCGGCCCCAAAGTGTAAAGGCAAAGAGATGGTGAAGGTAACGTGCGACTCTTGTGGCCTAGACTTCTGTCTGCGCCACCGGCATACTTTGGACCACAACTGCAAGGGACCGCTGAATCCTCGGGAGCGTGCAGC GGCAGCCGCAGCCACCAGGGTGGCAGACAAGAGTAAGAACAATAAACAAACGAGCTCCAGTAGTAATGGCATCTTGAAGTACCTGACGCCGGCCCCAGGTGGCCCGAGACCTACGGGCCACACGCCACCTTCCAGGGGTGCCAGCATCTCTTCTATTCAAGGTGGTTTG TCTGAAGACGAGGCCATGGCCCGCGCTTTGGCAGCATCAATGCAGGACGCCAGCGGGTCCTCTAGTCAGGGCCAGCAGTCTCAGCCTTCTGGCGGCGATAACGAGGACGAACTTCTGGCTCAAGCCATTGCTGCTAGTCTCGAACAACGTCAGGGGCAGAACAATGCCGGTCGAAATAGCTGTAACATTTGCTAG